In Prosthecochloris sp. GSB1, the following proteins share a genomic window:
- a CDS encoding indolepyruvate ferredoxin oxidoreductase subunit alpha, which produces MADPVKQPDPASAAAKPKPPAPKAKAPAPEAKPAPKAAKGSSLEKGRMTPLDVNLGRTGRRMESALPVVKPKPKPVPKAAPKGAPAAKGAPVAKGAPAKPAAKKAPRAKKHYFILENLCVGCGLCLDKCPPKVNAIGYKFYGDVQEGGFRCYIDQDACISCSACFSSDECPSGALIEILPEGDVLDFSYTPPERLDFDLRFLHRFHKENR; this is translated from the coding sequence ATGGCTGATCCTGTAAAACAGCCGGATCCAGCGTCCGCGGCAGCGAAGCCGAAGCCGCCGGCTCCCAAGGCGAAAGCCCCTGCGCCGGAAGCCAAGCCCGCACCGAAAGCGGCCAAGGGTTCGTCTTTGGAGAAAGGGAGAATGACTCCCCTGGACGTGAATCTCGGGCGTACAGGTCGAAGAATGGAATCGGCGCTTCCCGTTGTGAAGCCCAAACCCAAACCGGTACCGAAAGCGGCGCCAAAAGGAGCGCCAGCAGCCAAGGGTGCACCCGTTGCGAAGGGCGCTCCGGCGAAACCGGCCGCAAAAAAAGCGCCGCGCGCAAAGAAGCATTATTTCATTCTTGAGAATCTTTGCGTCGGTTGCGGACTGTGTCTCGATAAGTGCCCGCCGAAGGTCAACGCGATCGGCTACAAGTTTTACGGAGATGTTCAGGAAGGCGGCTTCAGGTGTTACATCGATCAGGACGCCTGTATTTCCTGCAGCGCCTGCTTCTCTTCGGATGAATGTCCTTCCGGCGCACTGATAGAGATACTGCCTGAGGGAGACGTGCTTGATTTTTCCTACACGCCGCCGGAACGCCTCGATTTCGATCTGCGTTTTCTGCACCGGTTCCACAAGGAAAACAGATAG
- a CDS encoding polyprenol monophosphomannose synthase, giving the protein MRQGDNNGQRRCLVVVPTYNEAENIGKLLEEIFARYTAHLDVLVIDDKSPDGTATLVRRAQEKNARLFLIERPGKMGLGTAYIEGFRFAIRNRYDLVVEMDADYSHDPAVLAAMMEMAKEADLVIGSRYMGNTVNVVNWPLGRLVLSKAASIYTRMITGMPVSDPTGGYKCFRVCSLASLDLEKVKSQGYSFQIEMNYRAWKKGLVIREIPIVFVDRTVGKSKMTRKNVVEAIWIVWWLKALSIVGRL; this is encoded by the coding sequence ATGAGGCAAGGAGACAACAATGGCCAAAGGCGCTGCCTCGTGGTCGTGCCGACCTATAACGAGGCCGAAAACATAGGCAAGTTGCTCGAGGAAATTTTTGCCCGCTATACCGCGCATCTGGATGTGCTTGTCATCGATGACAAATCGCCCGACGGCACGGCAACGCTGGTCAGGCGCGCACAGGAAAAAAACGCCCGACTTTTTCTGATTGAACGTCCGGGAAAGATGGGGCTGGGGACAGCCTATATCGAGGGATTCCGATTCGCTATACGCAATCGCTACGATCTGGTGGTAGAAATGGATGCGGATTATTCACACGATCCGGCGGTTCTGGCCGCCATGATGGAAATGGCGAAGGAGGCCGACCTCGTTATCGGTTCGCGCTACATGGGTAATACGGTCAATGTCGTCAACTGGCCGCTCGGGCGTCTGGTTCTTTCCAAGGCCGCGAGCATCTATACCCGCATGATCACAGGAATGCCTGTTTCCGATCCGACAGGGGGATACAAATGTTTCAGGGTATGTTCGCTCGCGAGTCTTGATCTCGAAAAGGTTAAATCCCAGGGGTACTCGTTTCAGATAGAAATGAATTACAGGGCATGGAAAAAGGGGCTCGTCATCAGGGAGATTCCCATTGTTTTCGTCGACAGGACAGTCGGTAAATCGAAAATGACAAGAAAAAATGTCGTCGAGGCCATCTGGATAGTCTGGTGGCTGAAGGCTCTTTCCATAGTCGGGAGACTTTGA